The Sporosarcina ureae genomic sequence TTTGAATACTTCTTTCTAACAATCTGTTCGAAAATATAGACAGACTCCAGTCCAACTACTACGGAATAAAAGAAGCCCATGGCAATCACTAATAACTTGATCCATATTAAGATGTCATGACTGTATACGATCGCGCCGTCTGGGGCATACGGTCCTGCATTTGACATCCATTTGAACTTTTCATTCGCTATATGAATAAAATCCGTTACTAGATAGACAGAATTAGGGAAGAAGAATAACCAAAGCACTATCCAAAAAATAGACCAACTGATCTTCCTCTGCCCTACCGTCGTGACCGCTTGCCTAATAAAAAATAACGGTAATACAGCCAATAACACATTCCAAGACAACGCAACGTAGAGGAAGTCCAAACTCTTAAAAAGCATGACCAGACAGACGCCCCAATAAGCAAACAATAAGAATACAAATACTTTATATTTCTCAAGAAAAATCCTCATTGGGACCTCCTACTATTTTGAATTTTTATGCGTTAACTCTTAACCAAAATTAACTAATAATGTAAACGAATCCAATCGAGTTAAGTTGCATCTACATAAAAGATTCTATAGAGTTCTGTAGATATAAATTGATTGTATACCTCCGTGGGTATATAGTGAAACTGTATAGATTAAACTACATAAAATATAAAACGTATTAAATGGAGGATTTAAATTGAAACGCATAAAAACAATAGAGGAATGGCGGACTGTATTCGAGAGCACTAAAAAACAATCCGTTCTTCTTTTTAAAATGAGCTTGACATGTTTCAGTAGCCTATCGGCAAAAAAAGAATTACATACTCTCGTTACGGACTTACCACTTTACGTTATTGTCGTACAGACAGATCAAGCCGTTTCAAAAGCGATTGAAACTGACTTAAACGTAAGGCATGAATCACCACAAGTATTAATCGTAAAAGATCAGAAAGCAACATGGCAAGCCACACATTATCACATTAAAGAATCCGTAGTTCGTGATGCGATTGAGTTGTATAGTTGATCATAAATTACTCGCGCAAGAAAAATTTGGGAATGTTTAAACAGTTGCGTTTGGTGCAACCGTAAGTTTTTTATAAAGCAAACAAAAAAATATTTTGTTTGCTTTGATGGTATGCAGAGGGCTAAACAGCGACTGCACAGCATTACGCCTGCACCTTTAAAGGCAAACATATGCATTCTTTAAGATGAAGTTTACCCTGAACATATGTATAGGAGCACTAACTTAAGAATATTTTTACTTTATTTATTCAATTTTATCATCCATACAAGAAGATCTTGGAGAACGGTTGTGTGGAGAGTGTAGTAAATATACTGTCCTTTTTTCTCTGAACTGACGAGCCCTGCGTTACGTAAGATGTTTAAATGATTGGAAATGCTCGGCTTACTCATCTCGAATTCTTCATGTATTTCACTGGCAGTCAAAGAACCTTTTTCACTGAGTGAAGTAAGTATTTGTCTTCTCGTTTCGTCGTTTAAAGCTTTAAAAACTTCATTCAAATTGGGTTTCTCCTTCCACTCGAGGTATTTAGTCTTTTGTCTAATTAGGTATTTATCTAATTGTATACTAGTTGAAACGATAAAAAAAGCACCTGTATTGAAAAACAACTATGAACGATTAAACAGTCATGTTTGTTTTCACAGGTACTTCATATTGAAATGTATACTTCACGTGCATACGTCTGATGACTTTGTGCGCTCTGTTAATTTTTCATGCAATGGTATTTATTCGGAGTTCATACCATTCTGTCTCACTATTTGTTCCGCAATATTTGCGCCAATGAAAAAAGCTGGCGCCGACGTATTGCCGTCCGAAACAAACGGTGCGATAGAATCATCCGCAACAATCAAATCCTTTACACCGTATACTTCCCCGGCAGCATTCACTACACCATGTTCTTCACTTGGCGCCATTCGTAGCGTGCCTTGTATATGATGTGTTGGACCTAAATTTTCCTGAATGTACTTTTCAAGTTTGCTATCATCCTCAATAGTTTCCAGTGTGGGAGTAACGAGTTGATAGTGTGCATCTATTTTTGAAAGTTCCGTTGCAATGTTTTTAATATATACTTTGTAAATATTTTTTATGGTTTCTAGATCGGAACGTTTATTCAAAAAGGCAACATCGGCAAGTACAATCTTTAATGGATCTCCATTTTGGATTCTGACTGATCCTTGGCTCTTTGGTTCCAATAATATAATGACGATGCTTAACATTCCGCCAGTACCGATTTGGCCAATTAACTGCACACCGCGGCGGTTGGGGTCAGCACCGGGCGTTGGATCCGGCAAGAAGGCTCCACCTGTATAGAGCGCAAAGGGATCAGCGTCCGGAAGTGCTTTGTCATTCGAATTCGTTGTAAAGGCGGCAGTGTTAACTGGATGGGTGGTCATGTTCTTTCCTACATTCGCGTTATGATGAACGACGGGAATACCCGCTTTATTCAGTGTTTCTGATGGCCCAATTCCAGAAAGCATTAATAGTTGAGGGCTATTTATTCCAGCTGATACAATGACTTTTTTACGAGCATACGCGTAATAACATGTTCCTTTCTTGTGAAATTCAACACCTATCGCCCGCCTTTCATCATCAAAAATCACACGCTGCACTGTTGAATTATAAGATACTAATAATCTTCTTCCATTTACTCCTTCACCGTTATCAGTCATAACATCCGATGAAAGAAAAGCCGTATCCGCACTTTCTCGTTGACCATAGGGAGTCTGATAAAGTTGCCACCTCGTAAAAGGACCAAGTGGTGTATTGGGATCGTTATAGTCTAAAATTCTTGTGAAACCAGTGGCTTTTTCCATTGCTGTAACCAATTTTTCAGCCATGGTAGTTGGATTAGCAGGGGCCTGCCTGATATCCAACTGCCCGTTATATCCTCTGGCATTCGGATTTTGGGTTTGGCCATTGTAATTTTCTAGTTTTGAAAATTGATAGGTCTCTTGTTCTGGTGACCACAGTGGACCTAGAAGGTTTTCCCATTGTTTCATATTCACCTGGGATGGTCTTACATACTGGTTATTGTTAATGGAAGATCCACCTCCCAAAGTTCGCCCTCCCGTCCAATCAAACGACCTACCTTTTACGTTTTTCTGGGGAACACTTTTTCCTTGCCAAAAGTATTGCGGGAAAAAGTCATCAGTGAGAATAAATGGTGGCGCAAACAAAGAATCTCTGATTGGCCGTTCCTTACTATTATTATCCCCCGCCTCTAAAACTAACACGGAATTTTGGTTATCATCGGTTAGTTTTCTTGCAATAGCAGCTCCCGCAGGCCCCGTTCCAACAACGATATAGTCAAATGTTGATTGATTATTGGCGTCTCTATTCATTTCAATCCCCCTAAGTGATTTTCATGCAGTATATCCTATGCAAGGGACGTTGGATTATGAAGTCCATAGAGGCCGCAGTGGTTTTGTGCCTATTCATATGCCGGAAGCTCAAAGTTCATATTGGCAAACATCTTTCCGACCCATTTTGGGATGAATCGTAAAGATTTGATTGTAAGCGTCTGTAGACCAATCGTATCGAGTATTTGAATTACCCTATTCCTCTGCGGCAATCGCATTAGTTTCACCGAACAAACAAGCAAACAAACAAAACCAACTATTGTTTGCTTATTATTGATATTCTATTTTCAGTATGAGTAACTATTTCTTACTTCATTTTCTTTTACCATCTGTAGCTCCATTCACCATCGAATAGATGAAAACATTTAACGTGATGGTTTGCTCTCGTTTCTGTCTTAAATTTGTTTCTATGGATCTTCCGTAAGTTCACGTGTAGTCTAGTTGAAAGTATGAATTCTAGAATACTTTTTCACATGACCGTTTGTGATCTATTAGCACTACGTATTTAGTTGCGTATATCTTTCTTGAAAACTATGGTAATCTCACTCATGGAAGCACGTGTTATGTTATTAAAGTGAATCGAGAGTGATAATATGTTTGTGTTTTTTGCGTTATTTGGTTTTCTATTTATATTGATTGGTGTCGTCGGCTTACTTATTAAAGCGATCTTTAAAAAGCGCAAGAGAAATTTTGGCATCCTCGTTTTAGTAGGTGTTGCGATGTTCATAGTGGCGGTAGTCATTACGCCAGACGAGATAGAGCCCGAGATAGAGACAGCTGATTCAGTGGAACAGACGCCTACTGATACACCTGCTGAGACGACGAAGGAAATACCTGAAAAAGAAGTAGAACAACCGAAGAAAGAAAGTTCCCAAGCTACTGAAGTAGAACCCATTCCAGTCGTTGTGCCACAAAAAAATGATTCTTCAACAGTAACTCCTAAAAAACTACAGGATTCAACGGATACAAGCGGTACTACTGCGAGAATTCCAGTAGAATTAGTGAAAGTAATAGATGGCGATACGATTAAGATCCTTTATAACGGTAAGGAACAAAACGTTCGATACTTGTTGATCGACACGCCTGAAACAAATCATCCTAGACTGGGGAAGCAACCGTTTGGGGATGAAGCCAAAGCTAGAAACAAAGAACTGATAGAAAGCGGGACACTAGAAATTGAATTCGATGTAGGAGAACGTTTTGATAAATACGACCGTTTGCTTGCCTATATTTATGTAGATGGAAAAAGCCTTCAAAAAGTCTTGTTGAGTGAAGGTTTAGCTCGTGTAGCGTACATCTACCCCCCAAATACTCGATACGTAGATTCTTACGAGAAGACACAAGCGATAGCGAAAGAAAAGAAGTTGGGTATCTGGTCAGTTGAAGATTATGCTACCGACTCAGGCTTTAACGCGCAGGTAGTAAAAGAAAAACCTGCTGAACTGGCACCTGAAAAAGAGACATCAGCACCCCATTCTGTAAAGACAGAACAACCAGTTGCGCCTGTAGCCAAGCCCACACCACCTGTCCAAAACACGGAATGGTTTCAAAATTGTACCGAACTAAGGAAGACCTATCCTAACGGTGTGCCAAGCAGTCATCCCGCATATCAACTTAAAATGGATCGCGATAAAGATGGATTTGCTTGCGAACGATAAAATACTAGCTGATTAGAAAACTCGAATAAAAAATCGCGTGAAACCAAGTTAGAAAACTTGATTTCACGCGATTTTAGCTTTGCTTGCATTATTTCTTTATCCATTTCGACTCCAAAGGAATTCCTGCATCGGCAAATAGATTATATACGGGGCATCTTCTTTCCACTTCCGCTTTCAATTGCTCGATCGCTTCATCTGATTCATGTGTAGTGAGTTCGCAAACAAAACGAACTTTCTGGAAATGTGTTTTTATGCCTTCTTCCCCCATCAAACCTCTAGCGTCCACGATCCCTGTCGTATCAAAATGAATTGCTGTAAAAACAAAGCCTTGCTCGTTCGCAATTAATGGAATCATTACCGCTTTACAGCCATTCAGCGCAGCCGCAATAAATTCAAGTGGATTCGCTCCGGTGTCGGTTCCACCTAAATGAACAGGTTCATCCATCGGAAAACCTTCGAAGTCTCGGATCGTATGAGTAGAGCGAACCCCTTCGTCCCACTTCGCTGTAGCAGCAATCTTTACTAATGCATGGTTCGTTGTTGACATAAACCCATCCCCTTTTAATTCTTACTATTATGATTCGTATTGTATCATATAGGAGTATTGAATGTAATAGGAAATGAAAATTTATAGTAAGAATTCACAGAATTTATAAAATAAATGAAAATCATACTACGCGATCAACTGGTCAGCCATTATACACTTTGACCCGCTTGATAAATAGCGAACAGATAAAACCAAAAATCGATATAATGGTCGCAAATAAAAATGCGTTTTGCACACCTGTAATGACTGCTTCGGCTTGATGAGCAGCTGTAATAGGATCGCTAATATTGCGTAAGAACGTATTTTGTGACGTATTTAGTATAGTAATCCCAATCGCTGTACCAATTGCTCCAGACGTTTGAATGGTCGAGTTAACAATTGCTGTTCCATCAGGATAGCGGTTTAGTTGTAGCGAGTTAATTCCATTTGTTTGAGAGGGTGTCGTCACCATTGACATACTCATCATTAAGAGCATGAAGAAGAGGATGATCCAGTAAAAGCTAGTCGTCGATGAAATCGTGGCAAAAAATAACGTAGCTACAATACTCATTGCAAATCCACCAATAACCAAGCCCCTTGGACCATATCGATCAAAAACCCGC encodes the following:
- a CDS encoding DUF1361 domain-containing protein, with the protein product MRIFLEKYKVFVFLLFAYWGVCLVMLFKSLDFLYVALSWNVLLAVLPLFFIRQAVTTVGQRKISWSIFWIVLWLFFFPNSVYLVTDFIHIANEKFKWMSNAGPYAPDGAIVYSHDILIWIKLLVIAMGFFYSVVVGLESVYIFEQIVRKKYSKKIGYVSILSVGLLTGIGVYIGRFLRFNSWDIVFNPFQVLKQVADVDRFEVQFIIAFSGFVLFCYMHYRSFKEK
- a CDS encoding GMC family oxidoreductase; the encoded protein is MNRDANNQSTFDYIVVGTGPAGAAIARKLTDDNQNSVLVLEAGDNNSKERPIRDSLFAPPFILTDDFFPQYFWQGKSVPQKNVKGRSFDWTGGRTLGGGSSINNNQYVRPSQVNMKQWENLLGPLWSPEQETYQFSKLENYNGQTQNPNARGYNGQLDIRQAPANPTTMAEKLVTAMEKATGFTRILDYNDPNTPLGPFTRWQLYQTPYGQRESADTAFLSSDVMTDNGEGVNGRRLLVSYNSTVQRVIFDDERRAIGVEFHKKGTCYYAYARKKVIVSAGINSPQLLMLSGIGPSETLNKAGIPVVHHNANVGKNMTTHPVNTAAFTTNSNDKALPDADPFALYTGGAFLPDPTPGADPNRRGVQLIGQIGTGGMLSIVIILLEPKSQGSVRIQNGDPLKIVLADVAFLNKRSDLETIKNIYKVYIKNIATELSKIDAHYQLVTPTLETIEDDSKLEKYIQENLGPTHHIQGTLRMAPSEEHGVVNAAGEVYGVKDLIVADDSIAPFVSDGNTSAPAFFIGANIAEQIVRQNGMNSE
- a CDS encoding autorepressor SdpR family transcription factor, which codes for MNEVFKALNDETRRQILTSLSEKGSLTASEIHEEFEMSKPSISNHLNILRNAGLVSSEKKGQYIYYTLHTTVLQDLLVWMIKLNK
- the ytxJ gene encoding bacillithiol system redox-active protein YtxJ; its protein translation is MKRIKTIEEWRTVFESTKKQSVLLFKMSLTCFSSLSAKKELHTLVTDLPLYVIVVQTDQAVSKAIETDLNVRHESPQVLIVKDQKATWQATHYHIKESVVRDAIELYS
- a CDS encoding OsmC family protein, which translates into the protein MSTTNHALVKIAATAKWDEGVRSTHTIRDFEGFPMDEPVHLGGTDTGANPLEFIAAALNGCKAVMIPLIANEQGFVFTAIHFDTTGIVDARGLMGEEGIKTHFQKVRFVCELTTHESDEAIEQLKAEVERRCPVYNLFADAGIPLESKWIKK
- a CDS encoding thermonuclease family protein, which gives rise to MFVFFALFGFLFILIGVVGLLIKAIFKKRKRNFGILVLVGVAMFIVAVVITPDEIEPEIETADSVEQTPTDTPAETTKEIPEKEVEQPKKESSQATEVEPIPVVVPQKNDSSTVTPKKLQDSTDTSGTTARIPVELVKVIDGDTIKILYNGKEQNVRYLLIDTPETNHPRLGKQPFGDEAKARNKELIESGTLEIEFDVGERFDKYDRLLAYIYVDGKSLQKVLLSEGLARVAYIYPPNTRYVDSYEKTQAIAKEKKLGIWSVEDYATDSGFNAQVVKEKPAELAPEKETSAPHSVKTEQPVAPVAKPTPPVQNTEWFQNCTELRKTYPNGVPSSHPAYQLKMDRDKDGFACER